In a genomic window of Fimbriiglobus ruber:
- a CDS encoding phage minor head protein, giving the protein MVRKQPWSNRSQKGIVMGKPLNPSTAIEQRYYNALHVLIARMIADTELELKKLFKTEHAEEYFAQDASISSQARILTNALIKKYTDLFASLSRPMAEEFARESNKSSDIAVKSSIRHLSDELTLSTKTITSGPLNDILTATVAENVGLIKSIPAQYLSGVQGAVMRSITTGNGMQDLVPYLQKHKDITLRRARMIAQDQTKKNFSALSKARMEKIGVQEYRWLHTSGSRHPRKLHIQMSGSIFRYDDPPVIDERTGERGIPGQAINCACRMQPILNFSEG; this is encoded by the coding sequence ATGGTCCGCAAGCAGCCCTGGTCGAACCGCTCGCAGAAGGGCATCGTCATGGGCAAGCCGCTTAACCCGTCTACCGCGATCGAGCAGCGGTACTACAACGCCCTGCACGTTCTGATCGCGAGGATGATTGCCGATACGGAGCTGGAACTCAAAAAGCTGTTCAAGACCGAACACGCCGAGGAATACTTCGCCCAGGACGCGAGCATATCCAGTCAGGCCCGCATCCTGACGAACGCACTGATCAAGAAGTACACCGACCTGTTCGCCTCCCTCTCCCGGCCGATGGCCGAAGAGTTCGCCCGGGAATCGAACAAGTCCAGCGACATCGCGGTGAAATCGAGCATACGGCATCTGAGCGACGAACTTACGCTCTCGACGAAAACGATCACCTCGGGCCCACTGAACGACATCCTGACCGCCACCGTGGCGGAGAACGTCGGGCTCATCAAGTCCATCCCGGCCCAGTATCTGAGTGGCGTTCAGGGTGCTGTGATGCGGTCGATCACCACAGGCAACGGGATGCAAGACCTGGTGCCGTACCTGCAAAAGCATAAGGACATCACGCTGCGCCGGGCCCGGATGATTGCCCAAGACCAGACCAAGAAAAACTTTAGTGCGCTCAGCAAGGCCCGGATGGAGAAGATCGGGGTACAAGAATATCGGTGGTTGCATACCAGTGGCTCGCGGCATCCCCGCAAACTGCACATTCAGATGTCGGGGTCGATTTTCCGCTACGACGACCCACCGGTCATAGATGAGCGTACCGGCGAGCGTGGCATTCCTGGACAAGCCATCAATTGTGCTTGTAGAATGCAGCCGATCTTAAATTTCAGCGAGGGTTGA